A stretch of the Corynebacterium maris DSM 45190 genome encodes the following:
- the rpoZ gene encoding DNA-directed RNA polymerase subunit omega, which yields MSNVTNENTQNEAVYDDPQGITAPPIDTLLEKVSSKYALAIFAAKRARQINSYYQQHDEGVFEFVGPLVTPLPGEKPLSIALREIDAGLLEHEEGQ from the coding sequence GTGAGCAACGTGACGAACGAGAACACTCAGAACGAGGCAGTGTACGACGACCCGCAGGGCATCACCGCCCCGCCGATCGACACGCTGCTGGAGAAGGTGTCCTCGAAGTATGCTCTGGCGATCTTCGCCGCCAAGCGGGCGCGCCAGATCAACAGCTACTACCAGCAGCACGACGAAGGCGTCTTCGAATTCGTCGGACCGTTGGTCACCCCGCTGCCGGGGGAGAAGCCGCTGTCCATCGCCCTGCGCGAAATTGACGCCGGCCTGCTCGAGCACGAGGAAGGCCAGTAA
- the gmk gene encoding guanylate kinase, with protein MTGENTTNRLVVLAGPSAVGKSTVVHRLRSLVDDLYFSVSMTTREPRPGEVDGVDYYFVSPEAFEQRIAAGEMLEWADIHGGLQRSGTPAGPVREALSGGRPVLVEVDLVGARNVKALMPEAVTVFLSPPSWEVLVDRLTGRGTEPQEVIDRRLATAREELSHQEEFDHVVINNDLDSAVSEISAILRGLTP; from the coding sequence GTGACCGGCGAGAACACCACTAATCGTCTCGTCGTCCTCGCCGGACCTTCTGCCGTCGGTAAATCGACGGTGGTGCACCGGCTCCGCAGTCTGGTTGATGATCTGTACTTCAGCGTCTCCATGACCACGCGTGAGCCGCGGCCCGGGGAAGTCGACGGAGTGGACTACTACTTCGTTTCCCCAGAGGCGTTCGAGCAGCGTATCGCTGCCGGTGAGATGCTGGAATGGGCTGATATCCACGGTGGCCTGCAGCGTTCCGGGACCCCTGCGGGCCCGGTGCGCGAGGCACTGTCGGGTGGCCGGCCGGTGTTGGTCGAAGTCGACCTGGTGGGCGCCCGCAACGTGAAGGCGCTCATGCCGGAGGCGGTGACCGTGTTCCTGTCGCCCCCTTCGTGGGAGGTGTTGGTGGACCGGTTGACCGGACGAGGCACCGAGCCGCAGGAGGTCATCGACCGCCGCCTGGCGACCGCCCGGGAAGAACTCAGCCATCAAGAGGAGTTCGATCACGTCGTGATCAACAACGACCTTGATTCGGCAGTGTCCGAAATCAGTGCTATCCTGCGTGGATTGACGCCCTAA
- the mihF gene encoding integration host factor, actinobacterial type, producing the protein MALPQLTDEQRKAALAKAAEARKVRAELKAELKRGGTNLKEVLEKAETDEIIGKTKVSALLEALPKVGKVKAREIMEELEIAQTRRLRGLGDRQRRALLERFGFTED; encoded by the coding sequence GTGGCACTTCCCCAGCTGACCGATGAGCAGCGTAAGGCTGCCCTGGCAAAAGCCGCAGAGGCACGCAAGGTCCGTGCAGAGCTGAAGGCAGAACTCAAGCGCGGAGGCACCAACCTCAAGGAGGTGCTGGAGAAGGCTGAAACGGACGAGATCATTGGCAAGACCAAGGTTTCCGCTCTGCTGGAGGCCCTCCCGAAGGTCGGCAAGGTCAAGGCCCGCGAGATCATGGAGGAGCTCGAGATCGCTCAGACCCGTCGTCTGCGTGGCCTGGGCGACCGTCAGCGCCGTGCCCTGCTCGAGCGTTTCGGCTTCACTGAGGACTAA
- the pyrF gene encoding orotidine-5'-phosphate decarboxylase — translation MKGFGQRLSEAAEHHGALCVGIDPHASLLQAWGLDDDVDGLREFSRRCVEAFAGHVALVKPQVAFYERFGSQGFAILEETIAQLRSTGTLVVADAKRGDIGSTMAGYADAWLGEGSPLQSDAVTVSPYLGVGALGAVFDRSKESGAGVFVLAATSNPEAVSLQTTTGADGRTLAQRVVDECASYNPMGRVGDVGVVVGATVEKAPELVSLNGPVLMPGVGAQGGSAADVARIAAGALAVPNVSRSVLSAGPGVAELREAAVRVASGYR, via the coding sequence ATGAAGGGCTTCGGTCAGCGACTGTCGGAGGCCGCCGAACATCACGGCGCGTTGTGCGTGGGCATTGATCCGCACGCGTCATTGTTGCAGGCCTGGGGCCTGGACGATGACGTGGACGGCCTGCGTGAATTCAGCCGCCGCTGCGTCGAGGCTTTCGCGGGCCACGTCGCCCTCGTCAAACCCCAGGTGGCGTTCTACGAGCGGTTCGGCTCCCAGGGTTTCGCGATCCTGGAGGAGACGATCGCGCAGCTGCGTTCCACCGGCACCCTGGTGGTCGCCGACGCCAAGCGCGGAGACATCGGCTCGACGATGGCCGGCTACGCGGACGCCTGGCTGGGGGAGGGGTCGCCTCTGCAATCTGATGCGGTCACGGTCAGCCCGTACCTCGGCGTCGGTGCGCTCGGGGCGGTCTTCGACCGCAGCAAAGAATCCGGCGCCGGCGTGTTCGTCCTCGCTGCGACCTCCAACCCGGAGGCCGTGAGCCTGCAGACGACCACGGGGGCGGACGGCCGCACGTTGGCGCAACGGGTCGTCGACGAATGCGCGTCCTACAACCCCATGGGGCGTGTGGGCGACGTCGGCGTCGTGGTCGGCGCGACGGTGGAAAAGGCCCCTGAACTGGTAAGTCTCAACGGTCCGGTGCTCATGCCCGGCGTCGGCGCCCAGGGTGGTTCCGCCGCGGACGTGGCCCGTATCGCGGCCGGGGCGCTGGCCGTCCCGAACGTGTCTCGCTCGGTGCTTTCGGCAGGTCCGGGAGTCGCTGAACTCCGCGAGGCGGCGGTGCGGGTAGCATCCGGGTATCGGTGA
- the carB gene encoding carbamoyl-phosphate synthase large subunit, whose translation MPKRTDINHVLVIGSGPIVIGQASEFDYSGTQACRVLKEEGLRVTLINSNPATIMTDPEFADHTYVEPIQPEYIDQIFTREAEQGHPIDAVLATLGGQTALNAAIQLDRLGILDKHGVELIGADIDAIERGEDRQKFKDIVASIGGESARSRVCHNMEEVHETVAELGLPVVVRPSFTMGGLGSGLAYDNDDLERIAGGGLAASPEANVLIEESILGWKEFELELMRDGDDNVVAVASIENVDAMGVHTGDSVTVAPALTLTDREFQKMRDLGIAIIREVGVDTGGCNIQFAIDPADGRLIVIEMNPRVSRSSALASKATGFPIAKLAAKLAIGYTLDEVTNDITGVTPAAFEPSLDYVIVKMPRFAFEKFPGADDTLTTTMKSVGEAMGIGRNYLQGLNKVMRSMETSQTGFWTKPDEYFAGERADDLDAVLEDLKRPTEGRHYDVELALRLGASIEEVHEASSVDPWFLAETQALVDFRARLVEAPVLDADLLREAKFHGLSDLQIATLRPELAGEDGVRSLRWSLGVHPVYKTVDTCAGEFEAQTPYHYSAYELDPAAESEIAPQTEREKVIILGSGPNRIGQGIEFDYSCVHAALELSRVGYETVMVNCNPETVSTDYDTADRLYFEPLTFEDVMEVYRAEAASGTVAGVIVQLGGQTPLGLAQRLADAGVPIVGTTPEAINLAEDRGEFGEVLDKAGLPAPAFGTATTFAEAKAVAADVGYPVLVRPSYVLGGRGMEIVYDEASLEDYIDRATELSPDHPVLVDRFLDSAIEIDVDALCDGEEVYLGGVMEHIEEAGIHSGDSACALPPMTLGPEDIEKVRESTAAIAHGVGVQGLLNIQFALKDDILYVIEANPRASRTAPFVSKATGVHLAKAASRIMMGASLAELRTEGMIPSDYDGGSLPLDHPISVKEAVLPFNRFRHPDGTMVDTLLSPEMKSTGEVMGLADNFGAAYAKAEAGAFGDLPTEGTVFVTVANRDKRSLIFPIQRLASLGFRILATAGTANMLRRNGVECEVALKSSEVRAGAEGDSIVDRILAGEVDMILNTPAGSAGARHDGYEIRGAAVASGIPLMTTVQGVTAAVQGIEALRIGNLQVRALQELDHTPTGGDR comes from the coding sequence ATGCCTAAGCGCACCGACATCAACCACGTCCTGGTCATCGGCTCCGGCCCCATCGTCATCGGCCAGGCCAGCGAATTCGACTACTCGGGCACCCAGGCCTGCCGCGTCCTCAAGGAAGAGGGCCTGCGAGTCACCCTGATCAACTCCAACCCGGCGACCATCATGACCGACCCGGAGTTCGCCGACCACACCTACGTCGAGCCCATCCAGCCGGAGTACATCGACCAGATCTTCACCCGCGAAGCCGAGCAGGGCCACCCGATCGACGCCGTCCTGGCCACCCTCGGCGGCCAGACCGCCCTGAACGCAGCCATCCAGCTCGACCGGCTGGGCATCCTGGACAAGCACGGCGTCGAGCTCATCGGAGCCGACATCGACGCCATCGAGCGCGGCGAAGACCGTCAGAAGTTCAAGGACATCGTCGCCTCCATCGGCGGCGAGTCCGCCCGCTCGCGGGTCTGCCACAACATGGAGGAAGTCCACGAGACCGTCGCCGAACTCGGCCTGCCGGTCGTCGTGCGCCCGTCCTTCACCATGGGCGGCCTCGGATCCGGCCTCGCCTACGACAACGACGACCTCGAGCGCATCGCCGGCGGCGGCCTGGCCGCCTCCCCGGAGGCCAACGTCCTGATCGAGGAGTCCATCCTCGGCTGGAAGGAGTTCGAGCTCGAGCTCATGCGGGACGGCGACGACAACGTGGTCGCCGTGGCCTCCATCGAAAACGTTGACGCCATGGGCGTGCACACCGGCGACTCGGTCACCGTCGCCCCGGCGCTGACCCTGACCGACCGCGAGTTCCAGAAGATGCGCGACCTGGGCATCGCCATCATCCGCGAGGTCGGCGTGGACACCGGCGGCTGCAACATCCAGTTCGCCATCGACCCGGCCGACGGCCGACTCATCGTCATCGAGATGAACCCGCGCGTGTCGCGCTCCTCGGCGCTGGCGTCCAAGGCGACCGGCTTCCCGATCGCGAAGCTGGCCGCCAAGCTGGCCATCGGTTACACCCTCGACGAGGTAACCAACGACATCACCGGGGTGACCCCGGCCGCCTTCGAGCCGAGCTTGGACTACGTCATCGTCAAGATGCCGCGGTTCGCCTTCGAGAAGTTCCCCGGCGCCGACGACACCCTGACCACGACCATGAAGTCCGTCGGCGAGGCCATGGGCATCGGCCGCAACTACCTGCAGGGACTGAACAAGGTCATGCGCTCCATGGAGACGTCGCAGACCGGGTTCTGGACGAAGCCGGACGAGTACTTCGCCGGCGAGCGCGCCGACGACCTCGACGCCGTGCTCGAGGACCTCAAGCGCCCGACCGAGGGCCGCCACTACGACGTGGAGCTCGCCCTGCGTCTGGGCGCCAGCATCGAGGAAGTCCACGAGGCCTCAAGCGTCGACCCGTGGTTCCTGGCCGAGACCCAGGCGTTGGTCGATTTCCGCGCCCGCCTGGTCGAGGCGCCCGTGCTCGACGCCGATCTGCTGCGCGAGGCCAAGTTCCACGGCCTGTCCGACCTGCAGATCGCCACGCTGCGCCCCGAGTTGGCCGGCGAGGACGGGGTGCGTTCCCTGCGCTGGTCGCTGGGCGTGCACCCGGTGTACAAGACCGTCGACACCTGCGCCGGCGAGTTCGAGGCCCAGACGCCGTACCACTATTCGGCCTACGAGCTGGACCCGGCCGCCGAGAGCGAGATCGCGCCGCAGACCGAGCGGGAGAAGGTCATCATCTTGGGCTCCGGTCCGAACCGCATCGGCCAGGGCATCGAGTTCGACTACTCCTGCGTGCACGCCGCGCTCGAGCTCTCCCGCGTCGGTTACGAGACGGTCATGGTCAACTGCAACCCGGAGACCGTCTCCACGGACTACGACACCGCCGACCGCCTGTACTTCGAGCCGCTGACCTTCGAGGACGTCATGGAGGTCTACCGCGCCGAGGCCGCTTCCGGCACCGTCGCCGGCGTCATCGTCCAGCTCGGCGGCCAGACCCCGCTCGGCCTGGCCCAGCGCCTGGCCGACGCCGGCGTGCCCATCGTCGGCACCACCCCGGAGGCCATCAACCTGGCCGAGGACCGCGGCGAGTTCGGCGAGGTCCTGGACAAGGCCGGCCTGCCGGCACCTGCCTTCGGCACCGCCACCACCTTCGCCGAGGCCAAGGCCGTCGCCGCCGACGTCGGCTACCCGGTGCTGGTACGCCCGTCCTACGTGCTGGGCGGGCGCGGCATGGAGATCGTCTACGACGAAGCCTCCCTCGAGGACTACATCGACCGCGCCACCGAGCTCAGCCCGGACCACCCGGTGCTGGTCGACCGCTTCCTCGACTCCGCGATCGAGATCGACGTCGACGCCCTGTGCGACGGTGAAGAGGTCTACCTCGGCGGGGTCATGGAACACATCGAAGAGGCCGGCATCCACTCCGGCGACTCCGCCTGCGCCCTGCCGCCGATGACCCTGGGCCCGGAGGACATCGAGAAGGTCCGTGAGTCCACCGCCGCCATCGCCCACGGCGTCGGCGTCCAGGGCCTGCTCAACATCCAGTTCGCCCTCAAGGACGACATCCTCTACGTCATCGAGGCCAACCCGCGCGCCTCCCGCACCGCCCCGTTCGTCTCCAAGGCGACGGGTGTGCACCTGGCCAAGGCCGCGTCCCGCATCATGATGGGGGCGAGCCTGGCGGAGCTGCGCACGGAAGGCATGATCCCGTCCGACTACGACGGCGGCTCCCTGCCACTGGATCACCCGATCTCGGTCAAGGAAGCGGTCCTGCCCTTCAACCGTTTCCGCCACCCGGACGGGACCATGGTCGACACCCTGCTCAGCCCGGAGATGAAGTCCACCGGTGAGGTCATGGGCTTGGCCGACAACTTCGGCGCGGCCTATGCCAAGGCCGAGGCCGGGGCCTTCGGCGACCTGCCGACCGAGGGCACGGTCTTCGTGACCGTGGCCAACCGGGACAAGCGCTCGTTGATCTTCCCGATCCAGCGTCTGGCCAGCCTCGGCTTCCGCATCCTGGCGACCGCCGGCACCGCGAACATGCTGCGCCGCAACGGCGTCGAGTGCGAGGTCGCGCTGAAGTCCTCCGAGGTCCGCGCAGGCGCCGAGGGCGATTCCATCGTGGACCGCATCTTGGCCGGGGAAGTGGACATGATCCTCAACACCCCGGCCGGTTCCGCGGGCGCCCGTCATGACGGCTACGAGATCCGCGGCGCGGCCGTGGCCTCCGGCATTCCGCTGATGACCACGGTGCAGGGCGTCACTGCGGCGGTGCAGGGCATCGAGGCATTGCGCATCGGGAACCTGCAGGTTCGCGCGTTGCAGGAGCTCGACCACACCCCGACGGGCGGCGACCGGTAA
- the carA gene encoding glutamine-hydrolyzing carbamoyl-phosphate synthase small subunit: MTSTEHTPAVLVLSDGRIFRGRGFGAAGTTLGEAVFTTAMTGYQETLTDPSYHRQLVVATAPQIGNTGWNDEDSESRDGKIWAAGLVVHDLARRVSNWRAQRSLTDELQAQNIIGIHSVDTRALVRHLRDNGSARAGIFSGADADKTDAELVEIVRAQPAMTGADLTAEVTTDEPYTIAAEGEKKYTVVAYDMGIKSATPLQFAARGIETVVVPANTPLDEIRQHQPDGVFISNGPGDPATADAMVQITRDVIAAEIPLFGICFGNQILGRALGKATYKMKFGHRGINVPVLNHLTGKVDITSQNHGFALEGTPGEKFDTDFGPATVTHSCLNDDCVEGVALDDGMAFSVQYHPESAAGPNDANPLFDHFVELMSNHSPNRK, from the coding sequence GTGACCTCCACTGAGCACACCCCCGCAGTCTTAGTCCTTTCCGACGGCCGCATCTTCCGCGGCCGCGGTTTCGGCGCCGCCGGCACCACCCTCGGCGAAGCAGTGTTCACCACCGCCATGACCGGCTACCAGGAGACGCTGACCGACCCGTCGTACCACCGCCAGCTCGTGGTGGCCACCGCCCCCCAGATCGGCAACACCGGCTGGAACGACGAGGACTCCGAGTCCCGCGACGGAAAGATCTGGGCAGCCGGCCTGGTCGTCCACGACCTCGCCCGCCGCGTCTCCAACTGGCGCGCGCAGCGCTCCCTGACCGATGAGCTGCAGGCCCAAAACATCATCGGCATCCACAGCGTCGACACCCGCGCGCTCGTACGCCACCTGCGCGACAACGGCTCCGCCCGCGCCGGGATCTTCTCCGGCGCGGACGCCGACAAGACCGACGCGGAGCTCGTCGAGATCGTCCGCGCCCAGCCGGCCATGACCGGGGCCGACCTCACCGCAGAGGTCACCACCGACGAGCCCTACACCATCGCGGCGGAGGGGGAGAAGAAGTACACCGTCGTCGCCTACGACATGGGCATCAAGTCCGCCACCCCGCTGCAGTTCGCCGCCCGCGGCATCGAGACCGTCGTCGTCCCGGCGAACACCCCGCTGGACGAGATCCGCCAGCACCAGCCGGACGGCGTGTTCATCTCCAACGGCCCCGGCGACCCCGCCACGGCCGACGCCATGGTCCAGATCACCCGCGACGTCATCGCCGCTGAGATCCCGCTGTTCGGCATCTGCTTCGGCAACCAGATCCTCGGCCGCGCCCTGGGCAAGGCCACCTACAAGATGAAGTTCGGCCACCGCGGCATCAACGTCCCCGTGCTCAACCACCTGACCGGCAAGGTCGACATCACCTCCCAGAACCACGGCTTCGCCCTGGAAGGGACCCCGGGCGAGAAGTTCGACACTGATTTCGGCCCCGCCACGGTCACCCACTCCTGCCTCAACGACGACTGCGTCGAAGGCGTCGCCTTGGACGACGGCATGGCCTTCTCCGTGCAGTACCACCCGGAATCCGCCGCCGGCCCCAACGACGCCAACCCGCTGTTCGACCACTTCGTCGAGCTGATGTCCAACCATTCGCCAAACCGTAAGTAA
- a CDS encoding dihydroorotase yields the protein MSDMNYPPTGPLSPATGVTVINDVRPYGEGDAVSVRIVDGVIEEIGPEVSAADAGHVVDGRGGVLLPGLVDMHVHLREPGREDTETIETGSTAAAKGGFTAVFTMANTMPVTDQPIIAESVWAKGQALGLCDVHPVGSITKGLEGKTLTEFGMMANSDAKVRMFSDDGKCVTDPLIMRRAIEYAGGLDVLVAQHAEDHRLTDGAVAHEGPTAARLGLRGWPRTAEESVVARDIMLARDYHARVHVCHATTAGTVDLLRLAKEQGITVTAEVTPHHLTLTDEKLETFDGNYRVNPPLREDTDAAALRQALIDGVIDVVATDHAPHGAEDKCIEFDQAKPGMLGLETSLAIIAELFVHTGLKDWRWVAQVMSERPAEITRLPGHGRPIAVGEPGNLTVVVDESWTVDRTELASKTENSPFDGESYATRVQATLLRGVPTWDADTAS from the coding sequence ATGAGTGACATGAACTACCCGCCGACCGGCCCGCTGTCCCCGGCCACCGGCGTCACGGTGATCAACGACGTCCGCCCCTACGGGGAAGGTGACGCGGTCTCCGTCCGCATCGTCGACGGCGTCATCGAAGAGATCGGCCCGGAGGTCTCCGCCGCCGACGCAGGCCACGTCGTCGACGGCCGCGGCGGCGTCCTGCTGCCTGGCCTGGTGGACATGCACGTGCACCTGCGCGAACCGGGCCGCGAGGACACCGAAACCATCGAGACCGGCTCCACTGCCGCCGCCAAGGGCGGATTCACCGCGGTGTTCACCATGGCCAACACCATGCCGGTGACTGACCAGCCGATCATCGCCGAATCCGTCTGGGCCAAGGGTCAGGCCCTGGGCCTGTGCGACGTGCACCCGGTCGGGTCCATCACCAAGGGACTCGAAGGCAAGACACTCACCGAGTTCGGCATGATGGCCAATTCAGACGCCAAGGTGCGCATGTTCTCCGACGACGGCAAGTGCGTCACCGACCCGCTGATCATGCGCCGCGCCATTGAATACGCCGGCGGGCTGGACGTGCTGGTCGCCCAGCACGCCGAAGACCACCGGCTGACCGACGGCGCCGTCGCCCACGAAGGCCCGACCGCCGCGCGGTTGGGACTGCGGGGCTGGCCGCGCACCGCCGAGGAGTCCGTGGTCGCCCGCGACATCATGCTCGCCCGCGACTACCACGCCCGCGTGCACGTCTGCCACGCCACCACCGCCGGGACCGTCGACCTGCTGCGCCTGGCCAAGGAGCAGGGGATCACGGTCACCGCCGAGGTCACCCCGCACCACCTGACGCTGACCGACGAGAAGCTGGAGACCTTCGACGGCAACTACCGGGTCAACCCGCCGCTGCGCGAGGACACGGACGCGGCGGCGCTGCGCCAGGCACTGATCGACGGCGTCATCGACGTCGTCGCCACCGACCACGCCCCGCACGGGGCGGAAGACAAATGCATCGAGTTCGACCAGGCGAAGCCGGGCATGCTCGGGCTGGAGACCTCGCTGGCGATCATCGCCGAACTCTTCGTGCACACCGGACTGAAGGACTGGCGCTGGGTGGCGCAGGTGATGAGCGAGCGACCCGCCGAGATCACCCGGCTGCCGGGCCACGGCCGCCCCATCGCCGTCGGTGAGCCGGGCAACCTCACCGTGGTCGTCGATGAATCCTGGACCGTCGACCGGACTGAGCTCGCCTCGAAGACGGAAAACTCCCCCTTCGACGGAGAGTCCTACGCCACCCGGGTGCAGGCCACGCTCCTGCGCGGGGTCCCGACGTGGGATGCGGACACCGCCAGCTAA
- a CDS encoding aspartate carbamoyltransferase catalytic subunit produces the protein MKHLLSIADLSRDEIIGLMDEADRFRDTLLDREIKKLPTLRGRTIFTMFYENSTRTRASFETAGKWMSADVINVSASSSSVKKGESLKDTASTLAAIGADAIVMRHPSSGAAQLVSQWLGGTSVINAGDGAHQHPTQALLDAVTMRQRLGGVDGRKVLIVGDCLHSRVVRSNVDLLSKLGAEVVLVAPPTLLPAGVETWPVRVAHDFDAEIPDADVVMMLRVQQERMNGGFYPSHREYATLYGLSKARSAAMKDGAVIMHPGPMLRGMEINHDVADQDRAAMLQQVENGVHVRMAVLFTLLVGEGK, from the coding sequence ATGAAGCACCTGCTGTCCATCGCGGATTTGAGCCGCGACGAAATCATCGGCCTCATGGACGAGGCCGACCGGTTCCGCGACACGTTGCTGGACCGGGAAATCAAGAAGCTGCCGACCCTGCGCGGGCGCACCATCTTCACGATGTTCTACGAAAACTCCACCCGCACGCGCGCCTCCTTCGAGACCGCCGGCAAGTGGATGAGCGCCGACGTGATCAATGTCTCCGCCTCGTCGTCGTCGGTGAAGAAGGGCGAGTCGCTCAAAGACACCGCCTCGACCCTGGCCGCGATCGGGGCCGACGCCATCGTCATGCGCCACCCTTCCTCGGGGGCGGCGCAGCTGGTCTCCCAGTGGCTGGGCGGCACGAGCGTGATCAACGCGGGCGACGGTGCGCATCAGCACCCCACCCAGGCGTTGCTGGACGCCGTCACCATGCGTCAGCGACTCGGCGGCGTCGACGGCCGCAAGGTCCTCATCGTCGGCGATTGCCTGCATTCCCGGGTCGTGCGTTCGAACGTGGACCTGCTGTCGAAGCTCGGCGCCGAGGTCGTGCTCGTCGCCCCGCCGACGCTGCTGCCCGCCGGGGTCGAGACCTGGCCGGTGCGCGTGGCCCACGACTTCGACGCCGAGATCCCGGACGCCGACGTCGTCATGATGCTGCGGGTGCAGCAGGAACGCATGAACGGCGGTTTCTACCCGTCGCACCGCGAATACGCCACGCTCTACGGGCTGTCCAAGGCCCGCTCGGCCGCCATGAAGGACGGCGCCGTCATCATGCACCCGGGGCCGATGCTGCGGGGCATGGAAATCAACCACGACGTCGCGGATCAAGACCGCGCCGCGATGCTGCAGCAGGTGGAAAACGGCGTCCACGTGCGCATGGCCGTGCTGTTCACCTTGTTGGTGGGGGAAGGAAAATAA
- the pyrR gene encoding bifunctional pyr operon transcriptional regulator/uracil phosphoribosyltransferase PyrR, giving the protein MSSPDTPQATELLSSAEVGRTVARIAHQIIEKTALDSDPAPRAVLLGIPSGGVPLAERLRDKIAEFSGVDVPTGALDITLYRDDLRTKPHRALRPTTIPDGGIDGATVILVDDVLFSGRTIRAALDALRDIGRPAAVQLAVLVDRGHRELPIRADYVGKNLPTARDEDVTVLNERIDGRDAVVLSKNEARP; this is encoded by the coding sequence ATGAGTTCACCGGATACGCCCCAGGCCACAGAGCTGCTCAGTTCTGCGGAGGTAGGGCGAACCGTCGCACGCATCGCGCACCAGATCATCGAAAAGACGGCGCTGGATTCTGATCCGGCGCCCCGTGCCGTGTTGCTCGGCATCCCTTCGGGCGGGGTGCCCTTGGCGGAGCGCCTGCGCGACAAGATCGCCGAGTTTTCCGGCGTGGACGTCCCCACGGGCGCGCTCGACATCACCTTGTATCGCGACGACTTGCGCACGAAGCCGCACCGCGCGTTGCGCCCGACCACCATCCCCGATGGCGGCATCGACGGCGCGACCGTGATTTTGGTCGACGACGTGCTGTTTTCGGGCCGCACCATCCGCGCGGCGCTGGACGCGTTGCGTGACATCGGCCGCCCGGCCGCGGTGCAGCTGGCGGTCTTGGTCGACCGGGGCCACCGCGAATTGCCGATCCGCGCCGATTACGTGGGCAAGAACTTGCCGACGGCGCGCGACGAGGACGTCACCGTGTTGAACGAGCGCATCGACGGCCGCGACGCCGTCGTCCTGAGCAAAAACGAGGCCCGCCCATGA